A portion of the Mytilus galloprovincialis chromosome 12, xbMytGall1.hap1.1, whole genome shotgun sequence genome contains these proteins:
- the LOC143054645 gene encoding uncharacterized protein LOC143054645, producing MDESTGDVYFGGDFDSDIGHPPVTECNVTVTDPGGLTDTAFLTINIADTNDFTPTFERDYYNVFLFPTEDIGTILINVSASDGDITETWNTITYGLDQSGLGNSYFNIDENGTITVAMDISASFNYGPTVILTLSATDGGGLVGYSTLSLIFPETTTTSSTTTERPFQTETYPDNGYWYLLAGIVLMMNAVLITKLCIRYCRPCAEIDKRTEAQKRADRIKAAQERKAKVKSDFFSTDDPWSVNKYQSKNVSEKQDPAPAINRKNKRSDDKSVNSSDHGSQGTTNANRSSMDSFDSLSSSKNLFPYNQQSHHIFNPETGRKNKRNMDQKSLW from the exons ATGGACGAAAGTACAGGCGATGTTTATTTTGGCGGCGATTTTGATTCTGATATTGGTCATCCACCGGTCACTGAATGCAATGTCACCGTAACAGATCCAGGAGGTTTGACAGATACAGCATTTTTAACTATAAACATAGCAGACACAAATGACTTTACGCCGACATTTGAGCGAGATTACTACAATGTATTCTTATTTCCAACGGAAGATATTGGAACGATACTAATCAATGTATCGGCATCGGATGGGGACATTACAGAAACTTGGAATACAATAACCTACGGCTTGGATCAATCAGGTTTAGGGAATAGCTATTTCAATATCGATGAAAATGGGACAATAACTGTGGCCATGGATATTTCTGCATCCTTTAATTACGGCCCGACAGTGATCTTGACTTTAAGTGCAACTGATGGTGGAGGACTTGTGGGATATTCTACCTTGTCACTGATTTTTCCAGAG ACAACTACAACGTCATCAACAACCACTGAACGTCCTTTTCAGACCGAAACGTACCCTGACAATGGGTACTGGTATCTATTAGCAGGGATAGTTCTGATGATGAATGCTGTCCTGATAACAAAGCTGTGCATTAGATATTGCAGACCTTGTGCAGA GATTGACAAAAGAACAGAAGCCCAGAAGAGAGCTGATAGAATAAAGGCTGCACAGGAAAGAAAAGCTAAAgtcaaatctgattttttttcgaCAGACGATCCTTGGAGTGTGAATAAGTATCAAAGTAAAAATGTGTCAGAG AAGCAAGACCCTGCTCCtgcaataaacagaaaaaataaacgTAGTGATGACAAATCAGTCAATAGTTCAGACCATGGAAGCCAAGGCACTACAAACGCTAACAGATCGTCAATGGACTCATTCGATAGTTTAAGTTCTTCGAAGA ATCTTTTCCCGTACAATCAGCAGTCACATCATATATTTAATCCTGAGACTGGTAGGAAAAATAAAAGGAATATGGACCAAAAGTCTTTATGGTGA